The following coding sequences lie in one Arachis hypogaea cultivar Tifrunner chromosome 9, arahy.Tifrunner.gnm2.J5K5, whole genome shotgun sequence genomic window:
- the LOC112710922 gene encoding NADPH-dependent pterin aldehyde reductase isoform X1, whose product MRSSMDAIGSRTVLITGVSRGLGRALALELANRGHNIIGCSRAQDALNSLHSQLSSSNPNHNHLFLNADVRLNSSVEELARTVMEKTGVPDIIVNNAGTINKNNKIWEVPPEEFDSVLDTNVKGTANVLRHFVPLMIAAKKQGIIVNISSGWGRSGAALVAPYCASKWAIEGLSRSVAKELPEGMAIVALNPGVINTDMLASCFGTSAALYQAPEAWALKAATMILNLTSADNGASLTV is encoded by the exons ATGAG GTCTTCTATGGATGCAATTGGAAGTCGAACAGTGCTGATAACAGGGGTCAGCAGAGGGCTGGGAAGAGCGCTGGCCCTTGAGCTGGCCAACAGAGGCCACAACATAATTGGCTGTTCCCGCGCCCAAGATGCCCTCAACTCCCTCCACTCCCAACTCTCTTCTTCCAATCCCAATCacaatcacttgttcctcaatgCCGACGTG AGGTTGAATAGCAGTGTTGAAGAGTTGGCGCGAACTGTGATGGAGAAGACGGGTGTTCCTGATATCATAGTGAACAATGCAGGaacaatcaacaagaataacaagATCTGGGAGGTGCCACCAGAAGAGTTTGATAGTGTCCTAGACACAAATGTCAAAGGTACTGCCAATGTGCTTCGCCACTTTGTCCCTCTCATGATTGCCGCAAAGAAGCAGGGCATAATCGTCAATATATCATCTGGCTGGGGCAGATCTGGAGCTGCATTGGTTGCACCTTACTGTGCGTCAAAATGGGCCATTGAAGGTCTGAGCAGGTCTGTGGCTAAGGAGTTGCCAGAAGGAATGGCCATTGTTGCACTTAATCCAGGTGTGATCAACACTGACATGCTTGCCTCCTGCTTTGGTACTTCTGCAGCTCTCTATCAAGCACCTGAAGCTTG GGCTCTGAAGGCAGCAACCATGATACTAAATCTCACATCAGCAGACAATGGAGCATCTCTAACTGTCTGA
- the LOC112710922 gene encoding NADPH-dependent pterin aldehyde reductase isoform X2 produces MDAIGSRTVLITGVSRGLGRALALELANRGHNIIGCSRAQDALNSLHSQLSSSNPNHNHLFLNADVRLNSSVEELARTVMEKTGVPDIIVNNAGTINKNNKIWEVPPEEFDSVLDTNVKGTANVLRHFVPLMIAAKKQGIIVNISSGWGRSGAALVAPYCASKWAIEGLSRSVAKELPEGMAIVALNPGVINTDMLASCFGTSAALYQAPEAWALKAATMILNLTSADNGASLTV; encoded by the exons ATGGATGCAATTGGAAGTCGAACAGTGCTGATAACAGGGGTCAGCAGAGGGCTGGGAAGAGCGCTGGCCCTTGAGCTGGCCAACAGAGGCCACAACATAATTGGCTGTTCCCGCGCCCAAGATGCCCTCAACTCCCTCCACTCCCAACTCTCTTCTTCCAATCCCAATCacaatcacttgttcctcaatgCCGACGTG AGGTTGAATAGCAGTGTTGAAGAGTTGGCGCGAACTGTGATGGAGAAGACGGGTGTTCCTGATATCATAGTGAACAATGCAGGaacaatcaacaagaataacaagATCTGGGAGGTGCCACCAGAAGAGTTTGATAGTGTCCTAGACACAAATGTCAAAGGTACTGCCAATGTGCTTCGCCACTTTGTCCCTCTCATGATTGCCGCAAAGAAGCAGGGCATAATCGTCAATATATCATCTGGCTGGGGCAGATCTGGAGCTGCATTGGTTGCACCTTACTGTGCGTCAAAATGGGCCATTGAAGGTCTGAGCAGGTCTGTGGCTAAGGAGTTGCCAGAAGGAATGGCCATTGTTGCACTTAATCCAGGTGTGATCAACACTGACATGCTTGCCTCCTGCTTTGGTACTTCTGCAGCTCTCTATCAAGCACCTGAAGCTTG GGCTCTGAAGGCAGCAACCATGATACTAAATCTCACATCAGCAGACAATGGAGCATCTCTAACTGTCTGA